Within the Echinicola sp. 20G genome, the region TTCCACCTCCTGCTGAAGCTTCTCGATTTCTCTAATGGTACTTTCAGCCTTATGGTTACTCCAGATATACACCAAGGCCAAGAAAGCGGCATAAAAGAACGGAGGCACCAACCTAACAGGGATTCCCTCTCCCAACCAATCACTGATTTTCAGCTTTTGGTCGATAAACGAAAAGAGGTTTTTTCCATTGCCAGTATTACCTGAATTCCGGCTTTCGTTGCTTCCTCTTTTTATTTTTTTCTTAAAAGTATTTCCTTCCATGATTATACTTTTTTAGCGATTCTTAACTTGGCACTTCTGGCCCTATTATTTAAAGCAACTTCTTCTGGACTTGCTTGGATAGCCTTACGACTGATTGGCTCCAAAGGGCGTATTAGGTTACCATAGAAATCCTTTTCAACTTCTCCCTGAAGCTTGCCTTTGTTGATAAAGTTTTTCACCATCCTGTCTTCAAGGGAATGGTAACTCATCACCACCAACCTGCCATCTGGTTTCAAAACCTCTACAGTTTGGTTTAACATTTCTTCCAGAGCACCCATTTCATCATTCACCTCAATCCTTAGGGCCTGAAAAACCTGAGCAAAATATTTAAACTCCCTTCCTCGGGGAGCCATTTTTTGAAGCAGTTGCTTGAACTGCTCTATCGTTTCAAACTCTCTAACCGCCCTATCTGAGACCACCGCCTGTGCTAAGGTTTTTGCATTTTTGACCTCTCCATAGATGCCAAAAATTTTGTGCAGTGCGCTTTCCTCATAGGTATTGAGAACTTCCTTGGCAGACAAGCCCGCCAACTGATTCATGCGCATATCCAAATCCCCATCAAAACGGGTAGAAAAACCTCTAGTAGGCTCATCTATCTGATGGGAAGAAATCCCTAAATCTGCTAATATCCCATCCACTTTACTGACCCCATACAGCCTAAGGTACCTTTTAAGGTCTCTGAAGTTAGCCTGTACAAAGGTGAAGTTCGGATGTTCCATCGCATTGACCGCAGCATCCTCATCCTGATCAAAGCCATACAGGTGACCTTCCGGCCCCAAATGCTTCAGAATTTCCTTGGAGTGTCCACCTCCACCAAATGTTAAATCCACATATACGCCATCTGGACGTATAGCCAGCCCGTCAATGCATTGGGACAGCATTACGGGGATATGGTATTCAGTAGCACTCATTTCTTGGAATCAGATAAATATTCTCTGGCCTGCTCAGCAAAAACTTCAGAATCCCCAATCAAGAAGTCATCATACTTCTGAGGGTTCCAAATCTCGATGGTCTTACCCATACCCACTACCACTACTTCCTTGGTAATCTCAGCAAAATGTAATAATGGCTTTGGAATCGAGAACCTTCCAGTAGTGTCCAACTCTACTTCAGTATTACCACGGTAAAAGCTCCTCTTAAAATTCCGTTGTTTTGGATCAAAATCATCCAATGCCGATACTTTTGCGTCCAATTTCCGATACTCGCTCATGGGGTAGAGTACCAAACAAGGATCAAAACCTCTCCGCATTACCAACTCATTCCCATAGGTTTCCGGTAATGCCGCCTTTAGCTTGGCAGGCAAAACCAGACGTCCTTTGGCGTCAAGCTTGCAGTAATATTCACTAGAGAAATTGCCCATGTTTTTCTTAACGAGTCCCGTTCAAATACAAAAGTAATAAAAGCATTCACACAATCCACCACCTTTCCCCACTTTTTCCCACTACTTTATAAAAGTATCCAAAACTTTGATTTTTCCCAATATTTTAATAAAAAATATCCCAGCTAAACACTGGTTTCCACCCACTTACGAGCCAAAAAGTTCATTTTAGACAAAGCACTACAAAAGCTTAACAAGACAAATAAAGCCATTTTTCAGCTAAAAAAGGCCATTTTTAAAGCAAAACAGCCCTGTCGAAACTTCCCGGTGGGGGAAATTCCCATACGTACCCAAGATTTGATTTTTTTTGATAATTTTTGAAAAAAAATGCAACTACGATGCGAAAACTTGGGTTTTTAATGAAAAACCCAAAAAATATTTTTGTTTTATACACAAAAATTAGCTGATTCTACACAAATAAACCACCTACTTTTTCCTCAGAATTGTATATTTCACCAAATTTTCCAAAGATGTTTTGTACTCTGAATCTGGCAAACCAGACAGTATATCAAGAGCTTCCTGAAAGAATTTATTCATGATTTCTTCGGCGTAATCCAAGCCTCCAGAAGCCTTCACAAATTCTATAACTTGATTGACAGCCTTTTTATTTTCATTTTTATTTCGGATGAGATAGATGATTTTCTTTTTCTCAGTCCAACTGGCATGATTCAAAGCGTAAATGAGCGGCAAAGTCATCTTTTTCTCTTTGATATCTATCCCCACAGGCTTGCCCACTTCATCCTCTCCGTAGTCAAATAGGTCATCCTTGATCTGAAAAGCCATTCCTACCTTCTCTCCGAAATCTCGCATTTTCTCTACTACCGCTTCGTCAGCACCTGCAGTAAGGGCACCAACAGCACAGCAAGAAGCAATTAAACTAGCTGTCTTCTGACGAATAATGGTATAATAGACATCCTCTGTAATATCTAGATTACGGGCTTTGGCAATTTGGAGCAATTCTCCCTCACTCATTTCCCGAACCGCATTGGAAACGATTTTCAATAAGTCGAAATCTCCATTATCAACACTCAATAGTAAACCTCTGGAAAGCAGGTAATCACCCACCAAAACTGCGATCTTATTTTTCCAAAGCGCATTAACGGAAAAAAAACCTCGACGGTAATTAGCATCATCCACCACGTCATCATGCACCAAAGTCGCCGTATGCAATAACTCAATCAAAGCCGCTCCCCTGTAAGTGGACTCATTGATCCCACCTGTCACACCAGCTGTCAAGAAAACAAACATAGGACGCATTTGCTTTCCTTTTCTTTTGACAATATAACTGGTAATGTGGTCCAGGAGCTTGACCTTACTCTTCATAAAAGATCGAAACTTCTTTTCGAAGTCGGTCATCTCGACAGCAATAGGGGCTTGTATTTGTTTGAGGTCTGGCTTCATCGCTTTTTTGGTGATGCAATAATACAATCTAATAAACCATTGACAAAATAGAGGGGATGATTATTCCAAAGCAACATCATCATTCAAGGCCATTCAGCCCATTGCTTAAAAAATGTAAGAAAACCTTAAACTGCCCAAAAGCTGCCCCTTTGCAGCTTCAGTCTCCTTACTTCGGTAAAAGAACCTGTACGAAAAGCCAAACTTAGGATAAGCCAGTACCAATTCCCCAAAATATTCGTTAACCATCTTTTCTGGCACCATCCTAAAAACGCCCCAATCAGCTCTTTCACCCACACCTTGGATGGTTGCATTCCAAAAGACCCGCTTAAATTCTACGCCTCCGTGAAAATAGATTTCCTTTCCCCCACTTTGCCCCACTCGTGAGCCAGTGATATAACTTTGGCCTGAACGATTAAACTTCCCCAGTCTAAAAGAAGGGGAAAAACGAATACTTCGATCAAAGTTCCCTAAGGCAAACTTAGAAGAAAGCCAAAAATCAAAAGGTCCAGCATCAATCATTTGATATGCAGCATCTGTCCTAACATTTATTAAAGCACCGCTTCCAATCTGATAGCGCCATCCCTGAGGCTGGGGAAAACCAAAAAGACGATGGTACCAAACCTGTACATCCTCAGCTTTAGAACCAGGGCCAACCTTCCCAAGAAGGAAATTACCTTTTAACCAGCCTCTCTTGACTAAGTACTGGTATGAAGTATTCAAAAAGAGTATTCCTGCATAAGGCCGGTCGTATTCTCTCACATCTGTCTGAGTATATCGCTGAGGGGTATAAATCTGCTGTGACAGATCGAATTTCATTCTGCTGCGAGGGGTAAGGTATCGAGCATATCCCAGAAAAACACCATGGGTATAATACCGATCAAAATGGGTAAATGCCAACGCATCATTATCCACTTGCAAAAACATTTCATGTTTTCTTAATGCTCCTTCATCGCTTTGAGCTTGACAATAAATGACTTCAAACACCAAAAAACATAAGGAAAATAAGATTTTATTGGGCTTACTCAATTTTAAAGCTTCTAAGTCGAAAAGATGAAGTAAATTATCAAAAAATCTTTATTCATATAGTTTTTAAGGGCATTTCTTAGTGTTTTGTTTTAATGAGCATATTAGTTCTGCTTATTATCAAAGCTTCATTTTTTCATTATCTTTGACAAATCATCAAACCTAATCCCCTTGACTGACGATTATATCAAACATAAATACGACCCCATTCTTCCTCGGAAAGATGAGTGGCCGGTGGTGAAGCTGTCCAAAAACAGAAAGGAATTTATCCAAACCATAGCTTCCCATAGCAGCGATAGGATCATCAACATCACGGGAAACAATTTAGATCTTCTCAAGGAAGAACTCGAGACCACCCTATACCGGGAAAGAATGAGAGTCAAACAAAACCCTTGGTTGGTAGATCCAGATGATGAAGATGATTTTTGGTCTGGTGTTAAATCTACCTTGGTGCAACTCTCCTCAGAAACTCACAGCACAGAAGAAGACAGGAAAGTGGGCTACCATAAAATCCTTGACAGCATCACCACGCGTTATGCTGAAGAGATTGCCAGTAATTTCAAGCACAGTCATTATAAGGCCACCAGAAAGATTGTAACTTTTGGCTTTTCCCGACTGCTCAATGCTGGGAGAGTAAAGGGCTTCGGCTCAATCTTTAGTAAGCAATACACCCTTCAGGACAAAATCCAGATCATTGGTGAGACGGATCAAATCAGGGATCTTGCTTCCAAAGGGACGATTGTCATGGTCCCTACCCATTTCAGCAATCTGGACAGTATTTTGATAGGATGGACCATCAGCACTTTGGGCATGCCTCCATTTATTTATGGTGCCGGGCTCAACCTATTCAACATCCAGATTTTCGCCTACTTTATGAATGCACTTGGTGCTTATAAAGTGGACAGAAGAAAAAAGAATTTACTGTATAGGGAAACCTTAAAAACCTATTCCAGTGAGGCTATCCAGTTTGGATGTCACAGCCTTTTCTTTCCGGGAGGGACCCGATCCAGGAGCGGCAAAATTGAATCCAAACTAAAACTTGGTTTACTCAGTACCGCCATAGAAGCGCAAAGAACCAACTATGAGCAAGGCCTGAACGACATCAGCGGAAAAGTATTCATTGTCCCTGTCACAATCAACTATCACTTTGTATTGGAAGCTCCCAGTTTGATCAAAGAACACTTGAGCTTAACTGGTCAAGAAAGGTACTATAAGGAAACAGATGAGTTCTCCACTTCTTATAAAATCTCAAAGTTCCTGGTAAAGTTTTTCACCAAGGGGTCTGACATTTCCGTGTCCATTGGCCAAGCCATGGATATCCTCGGGAACTATGTGGACAAAGACGGAAACAGCCTAGATAGAAACAACCGCATCATTGATTGCCGTGACTATTTCCTTTCTGATGGAAAAGTGACGGTAGATCCCCAGCGGGAAGAAGTGTATACCCACAAACTAGGAGAGCGGATAGTTGAGGAATTTCACAAAATCAATAGGATTTTCAGCAGTCACCTTGTTGCCTTTACTGCTTTTCAGATGATCAAAAAGAAAAACAGTAAAATGGACCTTTTCAACCTTCTAAGGCTACCAGATGACGAACTGATCTTGGAATACAATGATTTCAGGTCAGAATGCCAAAGGGTACTGAACCGAATCATGGAAATCCGCAGTGAAGGACAAGTTCATGTGGCTCCCCATTTAAAGCAAGGCCTTGACGAAATCATTTCTCATGGCTTGGCCAATGTGGGAATGTACCATGCCAAAAGACCGCTGATCAAAACTTCTGAAAACAAAATCACCACACAGGACATGAGCCTCCTGTATTTTTACCATAACAGACTTGACGGATATGACCTTGAAAAGCTCTTCAAATAATTTTGACAAACCTGTTGGGGTGATTGGCATTGGCAGTTTTGGTACAGCCATAGCCAATATTCTTGCCGAAAAAAGCAAAGTAATCGTTTATGCCCGAAAGCAGGAAATCGTTGACGAAATCAACTTTCAGCATAGTGCAGAAGGAAGGAGCCTCCACCATAATATATCGGCGACCACTGATCCAGAAATAATTTGCGACTCCTGCGAAGTCATGTTCCCAGTGATTTCTTCATCAGGGTTTAGGGAGGTCATGCAAAAATTCGCTCCTTTTCTCCACCCTTACCATATTCTGATCCACGGCACCAAAGGTCTGGCCCTCAACCTCCCCGATGACAAAAGCCTAGAAGATGTCAGCAAAATCAAAAGGGAAAATATATGTACCATGAGCGAGGTAATCCTCAATGAAACAGTAGTGGTTAGGGTCGGCTGTTTGGCTGGACCAAATCTTGCCAAGGAACTTTCCAAAGGACAACCAGCCGCTACCGTAGTCGCCAGTAGATTCAATGAGGTTATTGTGGAAGGTCAAAGGCTTCTGCGCTCCGACAAATTCCAAGTATATGGAAACCAAGACATTATTGGTGTGGAGCTCAGTGGCGTACTCAAAAACACCATTGCTATAGCTTCTGGTGCATTGGCCGGATTGGGCTTGGGCGAAAATGCACGCGGACTCCTTATTTCGCGAGGCATGGTTGAATTGATTCACTTAGGAAATGCACTTGGAGGACAAACCCAATCCTTTATTGGCTTAGCAGGAATTGGGGATCTTGTGGCCACTTGCAGCTCCACGCTCTCCAGAAACTATACTGTTGGCTACCGTCTGGCCCAAGGTGAAACATTAGAGCAAATCAATGACAGTATGGAAGAAGTCGCTGAAGGGATCAATACGGTTAAACTTATGAAAACCTTCCTGGAGGGAACGGGCATGCGCGCCCCAATCACTGAAAATCTCTACAAAGTCCTTTTCGAAGGTTTTAAGGTGGAAGATGCCTTATACTACTTGATGAAATATCCCTTCAATGTGGATATTGATTTTCTGTAGGAAGAAATTTGGAAACTCAAATGACCATTTAAGCTTTATGAAAAACCTTTCTGCCTTTTATTTTCTGATCGCTTTCAGCTTCCTTTTCTCCTGCAAAAGTAGTCAAGAGCTACTTTACACAGATGAATCCACCCCAGCTTTAGTGGCTGATGGCTTTGCTTTTACGGAAGGTCCTGCGGTAGCTCCCAATGGAGATGTCTATTTCACTGACCAGCCTAACAACCGCATTCATCGTTGGTCTGCTGAAACAGGAAAAGTAACTATCTATATGGAAAATGCAGGAAGGGCCAATGGCTTGTTCTTTGACCGAGAGGGCAATTTATTGGCCTGTGCCGATGAAAAATTCCAATTATGGCAGATTGACAAAAACAAAAATGTAACAGTACTGGTAGACGGCTTTGAGGAAAAGGACTTCAACGGCCCCAATGACCTTTGGGTAGATCAAAAAGGAGGAATTTATTTTACCGACCCCTATTATCAGCGTGACTATTGGGAAAGACAAGAAATGGATATGGAAAGTCAGCGGGTTTATTATAGAAATCCTAAAAACCAGGAAGTGAAAATAGTGGCTGATCACTTTGTGAGACCAAATGGTATTATCGGCACCAATGATGGCAAAACACTATTTATCGCTGATATTGGAGATAAGAAAACCTACAAATACACCATTCAAAAGGATGGAAGCCTTAGTGAACCTCAACTTTTTACCGCAATGGGATCTGATGGCATGACCGTCGACCAGAAGGGTAACGTTTACCTTACTGGCAATGGTGTCACTGTCTTTAATCCTCAAGGGCAGCAAATAGGCCATATCTCCGTCCCTCAAAAATGGACAGCCAATGTTACTTTTGGAGGAAAGGACAGAAAAACCCTGTTTATCACTGCCAGTACAGCTGTTTATACAGTAGAGATGAATGTTAAAGGAGCTAGATAAAAGTATTCAAATTAATCTTCATCTGAAGGGTGCGCTAAGCTCCTTACTGAAATCCCAAAAGCTTTGGCAGGATTGATCTTCAAGAGCATGTTGATATCTTGCTGGGTAAAGCCCTGTTCTTCTAAAGCCGGAAGGAGCTCTTTAAAAATCCGGGTATAGCCAACAATATTTTGTTCTGTCTTTTGTGGATCATACCATCCTGCATCATGTGAAATCAATACGTGGTCCAAAATCCCATTTTCCTTGGCAAAGACCAACTTCTCAAGATGCTTCTTCATCTCCCAACCTAAGCCATCAAAACTGATCCAACACCCTGAATCGGCTGCTTTTAGGTACTGAGCCATATCCTCCTCTGCCTGGGCATGTACCCAAATAAAAGCGCTTGGAGTAACATTGAGATCCTTTAAAATATTCAATTGTGGCCACAACCCCTTAGCCGCCCCAGTGTGAGAGGCAATAGTCAGTCCAGTCTTCAGATGTGTTTTAGCGGCTGCTTTCACCAATTTGGCATCAATGACCTCAAGCGAGGCTAAATTATCTACGCTTATCTTTATAAACCCAGGCTTGATTCCGGTATCTCCTATTCCATTTTCAAATTCATTTATCCAACTTTCCGCCAATTGGTCATCACTCCATTGGTAGGCATATTCAGGTATATATTTGTTGTTAACCGCACCATACAAACCTGTATTGGTAATAATGGCAATGCCAGACTTCTCTGAAAACTGCTGGAGCAAACCTGGATCCCGCCCTAAAAAATTTGGAGTAGGATCAACAAAGTAATTTACCTTATAAGTATGCAGATCACTTAAATGCGGAAGCATTACCTTTAACACCTCCTCATCAACCCAATCCTCTTGAGAAATACTATCGGCACCGATAAAGTCCACTAATAAATGCTCATGCGTCAACCATACCTTGGAGGTATCTACCTTATGTATGCCATTCACGGTTTGGATAAAAGGCATATCCTGATTTCTAGAACAAGAATGAAAGGACAAGCAAAAGACGATGATGATATAAATTGGGCTATTTCTCATTTGGGATAAATTAAATTTCTCTAATTAATTTACCATCCTTTCCTTTTCAATCAAATGCCAAAGACATAAAAAAGCCTCTTACTAACAGTATAAGAGGCCTTCAAAGTTTTATAAGTAATAGGGAAGCTTATTCATGGGATAAAGGAATCCACTGGACTGATAAATCAGGATCTTCCATGCCTGCATCAAACGGAAACATTGGCCTTTTGATACGGTTATACTCTAGGCGCATCAAGTCCTGATCCACTCCCCCTGGGGTCAAAGCAAGCAGCCAGTCAGCCCTCATGTTGTAGAGTTCAGGTACAAGGTATCCTATCTTTACGACCACTATATCTGTCTCTTTTGGGTTCAAACCTAAATTGGTGAAGTCACTTTCGTGATGATAAGGCTTGCGCTTATTAGTCACTATCACATGT harbors:
- a CDS encoding 1-acyl-sn-glycerol-3-phosphate acyltransferase; the protein is MTDDYIKHKYDPILPRKDEWPVVKLSKNRKEFIQTIASHSSDRIINITGNNLDLLKEELETTLYRERMRVKQNPWLVDPDDEDDFWSGVKSTLVQLSSETHSTEEDRKVGYHKILDSITTRYAEEIASNFKHSHYKATRKIVTFGFSRLLNAGRVKGFGSIFSKQYTLQDKIQIIGETDQIRDLASKGTIVMVPTHFSNLDSILIGWTISTLGMPPFIYGAGLNLFNIQIFAYFMNALGAYKVDRRKKNLLYRETLKTYSSEAIQFGCHSLFFPGGTRSRSGKIESKLKLGLLSTAIEAQRTNYEQGLNDISGKVFIVPVTINYHFVLEAPSLIKEHLSLTGQERYYKETDEFSTSYKISKFLVKFFTKGSDISVSIGQAMDILGNYVDKDGNSLDRNNRIIDCRDYFLSDGKVTVDPQREEVYTHKLGERIVEEFHKINRIFSSHLVAFTAFQMIKKKNSKMDLFNLLRLPDDELILEYNDFRSECQRVLNRIMEIRSEGQVHVAPHLKQGLDEIISHGLANVGMYHAKRPLIKTSENKITTQDMSLLYFYHNRLDGYDLEKLFK
- the rsmH gene encoding 16S rRNA (cytosine(1402)-N(4))-methyltransferase RsmH gives rise to the protein MSATEYHIPVMLSQCIDGLAIRPDGVYVDLTFGGGGHSKEILKHLGPEGHLYGFDQDEDAAVNAMEHPNFTFVQANFRDLKRYLRLYGVSKVDGILADLGISSHQIDEPTRGFSTRFDGDLDMRMNQLAGLSAKEVLNTYEESALHKIFGIYGEVKNAKTLAQAVVSDRAVREFETIEQFKQLLQKMAPRGREFKYFAQVFQALRIEVNDEMGALEEMLNQTVEVLKPDGRLVVMSYHSLEDRMVKNFINKGKLQGEVEKDFYGNLIRPLEPISRKAIQASPEEVALNNRARSAKLRIAKKV
- a CDS encoding phosphotriesterase codes for the protein MRNSPIYIIIVFCLSFHSCSRNQDMPFIQTVNGIHKVDTSKVWLTHEHLLVDFIGADSISQEDWVDEEVLKVMLPHLSDLHTYKVNYFVDPTPNFLGRDPGLLQQFSEKSGIAIITNTGLYGAVNNKYIPEYAYQWSDDQLAESWINEFENGIGDTGIKPGFIKISVDNLASLEVIDAKLVKAAAKTHLKTGLTIASHTGAAKGLWPQLNILKDLNVTPSAFIWVHAQAEEDMAQYLKAADSGCWISFDGLGWEMKKHLEKLVFAKENGILDHVLISHDAGWYDPQKTEQNIVGYTRIFKELLPALEEQGFTQQDINMLLKINPAKAFGISVRSLAHPSDED
- a CDS encoding lipid A deacylase LpxR family protein, which translates into the protein MSKPNKILFSLCFLVFEVIYCQAQSDEGALRKHEMFLQVDNDALAFTHFDRYYTHGVFLGYARYLTPRSRMKFDLSQQIYTPQRYTQTDVREYDRPYAGILFLNTSYQYLVKRGWLKGNFLLGKVGPGSKAEDVQVWYHRLFGFPQPQGWRYQIGSGALINVRTDAAYQMIDAGPFDFWLSSKFALGNFDRSIRFSPSFRLGKFNRSGQSYITGSRVGQSGGKEIYFHGGVEFKRVFWNATIQGVGERADWGVFRMVPEKMVNEYFGELVLAYPKFGFSYRFFYRSKETEAAKGQLLGSLRFSYIF
- the mraZ gene encoding division/cell wall cluster transcriptional repressor MraZ, whose protein sequence is MGNFSSEYYCKLDAKGRLVLPAKLKAALPETYGNELVMRRGFDPCLVLYPMSEYRKLDAKVSALDDFDPKQRNFKRSFYRGNTEVELDTTGRFSIPKPLLHFAEITKEVVVVGMGKTIEIWNPQKYDDFLIGDSEVFAEQAREYLSDSKK
- a CDS encoding SMP-30/gluconolactonase/LRE family protein, coding for MKNLSAFYFLIAFSFLFSCKSSQELLYTDESTPALVADGFAFTEGPAVAPNGDVYFTDQPNNRIHRWSAETGKVTIYMENAGRANGLFFDREGNLLACADEKFQLWQIDKNKNVTVLVDGFEEKDFNGPNDLWVDQKGGIYFTDPYYQRDYWERQEMDMESQRVYYRNPKNQEVKIVADHFVRPNGIIGTNDGKTLFIADIGDKKTYKYTIQKDGSLSEPQLFTAMGSDGMTVDQKGNVYLTGNGVTVFNPQGQQIGHISVPQKWTANVTFGGKDRKTLFITASTAVYTVEMNVKGAR
- a CDS encoding NAD(P)H-dependent glycerol-3-phosphate dehydrogenase — its product is MTLKSSSNNFDKPVGVIGIGSFGTAIANILAEKSKVIVYARKQEIVDEINFQHSAEGRSLHHNISATTDPEIICDSCEVMFPVISSSGFREVMQKFAPFLHPYHILIHGTKGLALNLPDDKSLEDVSKIKRENICTMSEVILNETVVVRVGCLAGPNLAKELSKGQPAATVVASRFNEVIVEGQRLLRSDKFQVYGNQDIIGVELSGVLKNTIAIASGALAGLGLGENARGLLISRGMVELIHLGNALGGQTQSFIGLAGIGDLVATCSSTLSRNYTVGYRLAQGETLEQINDSMEEVAEGINTVKLMKTFLEGTGMRAPITENLYKVLFEGFKVEDALYYLMKYPFNVDIDFL
- a CDS encoding polyprenyl synthetase family protein; protein product: MKPDLKQIQAPIAVEMTDFEKKFRSFMKSKVKLLDHITSYIVKRKGKQMRPMFVFLTAGVTGGINESTYRGAALIELLHTATLVHDDVVDDANYRRGFFSVNALWKNKIAVLVGDYLLSRGLLLSVDNGDFDLLKIVSNAVREMSEGELLQIAKARNLDITEDVYYTIIRQKTASLIASCCAVGALTAGADEAVVEKMRDFGEKVGMAFQIKDDLFDYGEDEVGKPVGIDIKEKKMTLPLIYALNHASWTEKKKIIYLIRNKNENKKAVNQVIEFVKASGGLDYAEEIMNKFFQEALDILSGLPDSEYKTSLENLVKYTILRKK
- a CDS encoding FtsL-like putative cell division protein translates to MEGNTFKKKIKRGSNESRNSGNTGNGKNLFSFIDQKLKISDWLGEGIPVRLVPPFFYAAFLALVYIWSNHKAESTIREIEKLQQEVEDLRADVTTLEAEYMFSSKQSEVAKKIKVLNIYEIEEPPIKIIRDK